A single Dreissena polymorpha isolate Duluth1 chromosome 14, UMN_Dpol_1.0, whole genome shotgun sequence DNA region contains:
- the LOC127857733 gene encoding uncharacterized protein LOC127857733, which produces MLERFLELQPAVYAALMSKEIRSKEKDVTTLTDADVTLAENVMSVLTPLRTVSTGLCKESCPTASLILPLQKKLLEQALTFNDTDTPAIRQLKQTIADDLKPRYSSASVKMFLEEVALLDPRCKTSYLSDAHGLLVSNRVISSAASLVPSVVDDPSPDSSQQKVTGIKIEKAFNSYMYSVISNVTFL; this is translated from the exons ATGTTAGAGCGTTTCCTGGAGTTGCAACCAGCAGTGTATGCTGCTCTCATGAGCAAAGAAATTCGTTCAAAGGAAAAGGATGTTACAACTTTAACTGATGCAGATGTGACCCTCGCTGAAAATGTAATGTCTGTTCTCACCCCCCTCAGAACAGTGTCTACAGGTCTCTGCAAAGAATCGTGTCCAACTGCGTCCCTGATTTTGCCTCTTCAAAAGAAGCTGTTAGAACAAGCCCTGACTTTCAATGACACAGACACGCCAGCAATAAGACAGCTGAAGCAGACAATTGCTGATGACCTGAAGCCAAG ATATTCCAGCGCCAGTGTGAAGATGTTTCTAGAGGAGGTTGCTTTGCTTGATCCTAGATGCAAAACATCATACTTGTCAGACGCTCATGGTCTCCTTGTAAGCAACAGGGTCATTTCTAGTGCTGCAAGTCTAGTACCTAGCGTAGTGGATGACCCTAGCCCGGACTCATCACAACAGAAAGTCACTGGTATTAAAATTGAGAAAGcatttaacagttacatgtattcaGTAATCAGTAATGTCACTTTTTTGTGA